TAACTTGCTCCCGGCCTTTGAAGAGCGCATGATACGGAATTATTTTGCTGCAATCGAAGCAGGAGATGAAGCTCAAAAGATAATTCTCAGCAACACATTGACGTTTGAAGGAGTGTGGAAAGAGGCTTTTGAACCAACGGAGACGGAGCCTCATTCATTCACGACCGAACAGGGAAAGGCAACCAAGGTGCCGATGATGAGGGGGCAATTCGACCTCAATTATATGGAAACGGATGATTATCAGTTGGTTAAAATTCCATATAAAGGCGACTTCAATCTCTATGTATTACTGCCTAAGACAGGGAAAAAGTTAGAACCTATTGTTTCGAGTTTGAATGCTACTGTATGGCAACAGGCCATGAAACAGATGAAGATGGCCGATGTAAGTCTATGGTTTCCAAAGTTCAGTGTAGCCAAGAAGAATGGCATGAAAAGCGTTTTGAAGCAGTTAGGCATGCAGGATGCTTTCGACAGCAAGCGTGCCAACCTCTCCAATATGGTGGCAGAACGAGCCTATGTTGATGATGTCAAGCAGGAAGTGAAGATTGATTTCAATGAACAGCGCACGCATGCTGAGGCTAAAACTACGGTGGAAGTGGCTGTACTTAGTGCCATTGATGAACCTATGAAAAAGGAAATAGAGAAGCGTTCTGTGTGCTGCGATCATCCATTTTTCTATGTAGTGACCAATCGGTTTGGCGCAATTTGTTTCATGGGAGAGTATCAGCAACCTTAAAACAATGGGCTTGTCGTGAGCTATTCGATTTGTTTTTGTGAAATGAAAGCCTATATTTCTTGATTTTTTTGCCTACATTTGTGTTCGTTATGAAAGTCATTGTAAGTAAGGAAATAGAGGGAGTTTGTCCTGATTTCGTTGGGGCTTGCGTGGAAGCTAAGGTTGTTAACTCCTGTTATAACAGTGAATTGTGGAAGGAAATTCATGCAATTAGTGAACGGTTTCGCGCTGAACTTACCACAGAAACACTGAAAGATGTCAGTGGAATTGCAGCAACCCGTCGCATATATCGAGCTTGTGGAAAGGATCCTTCGCGCTATCGTCCTGCCTCTGAAGCTTTAATTCGTAGAATATTACAAGGAAAGAAGCTTTACCAAATCGATACTTTGGTAGACTTGATTAACTTGGCTTCGATAGTCTATGGATATAGTATAGGTGGTTTTGACGCTGATAAAATGGTGGGTGAACAGCTGACTTTAGGCATAGGAAAGGCCGATGAACCTTATGAAGGGATAGGACGTGGCTTGATAAACATAGAGGGCTTGCCTGTTTATCGCGATGAAATCGGGGGCGTAGGAACGCCTACCAGCGATCATGAACGCACGAAGATAACGGCTCAAACAACTCATCTCTTGGTGCTTATCAATGGATATGACGGCAAAGAAGACAGTGTCAGAGCCAATGCTTTGTATATTCAAAAGCTGCTTCGAAAGTATGCCGGCAGCGACGGAGGCCGTTTCTTTGTCTATAAATAAAGCCGTCCAAAATTTTGCAGGCTGTGATAAAATCATTAAATTTGCACTATTACTCCATGTATATTTAACTATTTAATTAGAGTTTTATAAGGAAAAACAGAATTATGAAGAAGAAAATTATCCTGCTGGTGACAGCATTGTTGATGACGATTACTGCCAGTGCACAGTTTGAAGAAGGTAAACTTTATTCCGGAGCATCATTAAGCGGTCTGAATTTAAGCTATAACGGAGCTGATGAACTGAACCTTGGTGTTCAGGCAAAATTGGGTTATATGATTGAAGATGACCTGATGTTGTTAGGTAATGCAAGTTTCCAGACAAGTTCAAGTAAAGGCACTCCAAACAGTATGTCACTGGGTGTTGGTGGTCGTTACTATATAGAACAGAATGGTATTTACCTTGGTGTCAATGCTAAATTCGTGCATACCAAGAGTTATAATGACTTCATGCCAGGCGTTGAAGTGGGTTATGCTTTCTTCATTAGTCGTACGGTAACCATCGAACCTGCTGTCTACTACGATCAGAGTTTCAAGGATCATAGCAAATATTCTACCGTTGGTTTGAAGGTCGGTTTTGGCATTTATCTCTAATTTTCATGTCAGATAAATATCCTTCTGCATTGTTGGAGAAGGCAGTAAGCGAGTTTGCTAAGCTGCCAGGTATAGGGCGCAAATCAGCTTTGCGCCTTGTATTGTATATGCTCCGGCGTGAAAATGAAGAAGTAGATGCCTTTGGAAAGGCCATCACTACACTGAAGCATGATGTGAAATACTGCAAGGTATGTCATAATATCAGTGATACAGATGTGTGTCCGATATGTTCTGACATCCGAAGGGACGACACTACAATCTGCGTAGTGGAGAATATTCAGGACGTTATGGCCGTAGAAAAGACCCAGCAGTATAACGGGTTGTATCATGTTTTGGGCGGTATCATCTCGCCAATGGACGGTATTGGCCCTAATGATATAGAGATAGAGTCGCTTGTGGAGCGTGTGAAGGGTGGCAAAGTGAAGGAAGTTATTCTTGCCTTAAGCTCCACCATGGAGGGTGATACGACGAATTTCTACATCTCACGCAAGCTTGCAGCCTATGGGGTTGACGTCAGTGTGATAGCTCGTGGCATCTCTGTTGGCGATGAACTTGAATATACCGATGAGGTGACCCTCGGTCGGTCTATTATTAACCGAACACCTTTTAAACAATGAAACGCATTCAGAAAATTCTTCTTCTCAATTATCTTTTCTCATTGGGGGTAGCTTTGTTATGGGTCGTTCTCAATGAAAACGATGTGTTTGAGCTTGTAGGAACGTTGCATACTGATGCCAATTCTGACTTTATGCTCACTTCGGTGATGGAGATTATCACGATTTGTTCCATTCCCATTGCACTTAGATTGTTTAAGTTTGGCACTATTCGTGAGACTGTAAGAAAAGACAACAGTCAGCTTCATAGCACCTTTCTTGCATTCTCACTTGTGCGGCTTGATATGCTTTTAGCGCCGATGTTGGTCAATGCAGTGCTTTATTATCTCTTTATGAATGTGGCTTTTGGTTATATGGCTATTATTCTTTTCTTGGCCTGCTTCTTTGTATTTCCTTCGCAAGAACGCTGTGAACAGGAGTACAATGATATGCTCAAGTCTTAAATTATCAATCTTCTTGGCAGATTATGCAACTCTCGGTAATCATCGTCAGCTATAATGTCAGGCTTTATTTGGAGCAATGTCTTTGCTCCGTTTGCCGTGCCATAGAAGGGCTTGAAGCCGAGATAATCGTTGTTGATAACCACTCGAAAGATGATAGTGTGGCTTATCTGAAGCCACTTTTTCCCGATGTTCAATTTATTCAGAGCTTTCATAATCAAGGCTTTGCATGTGCCAATAATATTGGTATCCGACAGAGTAGAGGAGAGTATGTGCTGCTGTTGAACCCAGATACGATTGTCGGTGAAGATGTTCTGAAAGATGCTTTGGCTTTCATGCAACAGCATCCTGAGGCTGGATCTGCAGGAGTTTGCATGCTCAAAGCTGATGGTAAGCCTGCTTTGGAAAGTCGCCGTGGGCTTCCAACTCCTATGACTGCATTTTATAAAATGACAGGACTCTGTCGACTTTTTCCTAATAACAACCGCCTTGCACATTATTATATGGGAGGCATTCCGTGGAATGATGCCCGGCAAATAGAGGTTGTCAGCGGTGCTTTTTGTTTGTTGCGACGTGAGGCTTTGCTGCAAGTAGGTTTGTTGGATGAGGATTATTTCATGTATGGGGAGGACATTGAACTGAGCTATCAGCTGCTCCACAACGGTTGGCAGAACTGGTATTTGCCACTCTATATACTGCATTATAAAGGCGAAAGCACTGCAAAGACTTCTTTTCGTTACGTGCATGTGTTTTATAAGGCCATGCTTATTTTTATCCGTAAGCACTATTCTGCTGCCTCATTGATTGGCATGCCATTGAAGTTTGCCATTTTCTTCAAGGCCTTGGCCGCCATGTTTCATCAGTTAATAAGTATGATATTGCGGGCTTTTAACCTGTCTTCAAAGCATCAGAAAGATGACAGTTGCTATATTTTTATTGGTTGCGAGGCAATGCTTGATGCCTGCCGAAAGCTTGCAATAAATAATGGCTTGAAGGCTCGTTTCATTGAGGGCAACCAGACTTCGATGCCTTCAGTTTCTCTTGAAGAGGCTTGTCAACGTTTCTATTTGGTTTATGACATGGAGGTTTTCAGCTATGCCTATGTGTTGAAAGATATGGTCCTGCGTGCTGATGAACGCTGTTCGTTGGGTACATATCGCCGTAAAACCCTGATAACTGCAGAGGAAATTATATATGAAGGAGGGTAAAGTGAAACTCAGAGCCATGGAGCCCGAGGATCTTGATGTGCTCTATGAGATTGAAAACGATGCCGAAATGTGGCATGTCGGTGCTGTAAATGTGCCTTATTCCCGCTATCTGTTGCATGATTATATCGCCCATGCTACAGGGGATATCTATACAGATCGGCAGGTGAGACTCATGATAGAGAATTCTGAAGGACAATGTGTCGGTTTGGTTGATCTTGTAGATTTCAATCCACAACACAATAGGGCAGAGGTCGGAATTATCATTCAACGCAGCTATCGCCGTTGTGGTTACGCCACAGAAGCTCTAAAACTCATGCTCCACTATGCCCGAAAGGTGATACATCTGCATCAGGTTTATGCTGTCGTATCGGTTGCAAATATTCCCTCTCTGCATCTTCTTAAATCATTGGGTTTCAGTGATAATGTTGTTTTGAAGGATTGGTTGTGTGATGAGGGAGCCTTTATTGATGCGCATTTATTGCAATATTTTTTATAAAAAAGGCATAGAAACGTTTGGAAGAATAAAATATTATCATTACCTTTGCACTCGCAATTCAGAACAAGGTGCATTGGTGCGTTAGTTCAGTTGGTTAGAATGCCTGCCTGTCACGCAGGAGGTCACGAGTTCGAGTCTCGTACGCACCGCTGTTATCTCTGTTGAATTTGCCGACTGGTGCGTTAGTTCAGTTGGTTAGAATGCCTGCCTGTCACGCAGGAGGTCACGAGTTCGAGTCTCGTACGCACCGCTTTAAGTACTCTGAAAATAGTATCAGAGATTTCTAAAGAAAAATGTAAGTGTCATAACTTCATGGAGTTATGATACTTATGTTTTGTATCATTTCTTTTTTTTGGAGTATGTGTAGATACACAAAAATATCCCAAAATACTCCACAACGGCTACAATTCAGCTACAAAAATTTTTGAATTTCAAAAATTGTAGCCAAGAGTGGCTACAGAGTACATCAGGAGTACGTAAGAATTGCTCATCATTTGGAAATTATGTTGAATTTTGCAGCATGGTTGTGGATACAAATGGCTACACAACTTTTTAGTTCTGGCTGCACAAGGTCCATACTATGGCTACAATTAAAAACAGGTAGTTGAAATTACTAAATGTTAAACATTCTTAATCTATAAGTCTTTTGATCTGTTTTCCTTTGTCTTTAGACTCCTATTTCCTATCTTTGCTTTCGAAGACAACAGATTGCAATTCTTCCTCTTCTTTCCAGAGCAAGACTGTCTTTCAGCCTACAGAGGAGACTTCAAGAAGTTGTTGAGGTTTTCTCTTTTTTGTTTTCATGCCGACTTGACGACAGAATCCAGAAAGACCTCCGGTTATTATTATTAACAATTTAAAAAGTTTTAATTATGGGTTCATTCAGAGCAACATTGGAATTGGGCGGCAAGGAATATGACGTCCTGTATTCAAACTACGAGTTCAGCCGCAATACTGACTCTAAAGGCAAGCCGTCGTCAAGCATTTCCGGCGGAAGAGTATCTGTTACGGTAGAATCTACAGAGGATACCACTGCCATTGAGGCCATGCTCAACAGCCAGTTCAAGGCCGTTGACGGAAAAATCATCTACAAGAAGACCGAAGAGGATGCCAAGATGAAGGAAATCGAGTTCAAGAACGCCTACATCGTGCATTACAAGGAAACCCTTGATGCAACCAACGAGGTACCGATGACTATCGCCATGACCTTCTCGGCTGAGACCATTACCGTGGGCAATGCCGAGCTGGATAACCGCTGGCCAAAAGTATAACCACGACTGCAAGTAAGTCGGTAACAGGCCTTCCTGCCTCGGACAAGAAGCCGGAGGAGGAAGGCCTGATTTTCTTTTAAGGAATAGCAACAAAAAAACATGTCAATACTCAACCACAAGATTTCCGTAGGCATAGACGGAAAGCAGTTATTTTCCTTCAAGTCGCTAAAGCTACATCAGTCCATCAACAATCACCACCGTTTCGAGCTGCTTCTTGACCTTGAGGCTGGGGGAAACAGATATGCCCACAACCTCAAGGACAGTGCCAAATGGATTGGAAAGTCCTTCGCCGTGTATGCAGGGGAGAAATCGGAAACCACCTTCATGGGGGTCGTTACGGGCGTGAGCCTGCACAGGAGGAACAGTGATTTCGGACATATTCTGGTGTCGGGATACTCTGAGACCTACCGCCTCGAGACCGACCTGAACTTCAACTCATGGACAGGATGCACCCTGGCTGACATCATCAAGGAGATGGCTTCCAAGGCGGGGGTGAGTGCAAGGATAAATCCCGAATACACCGAGAAGCTCGACTACGTTTGCCAGTACAACGAGTCGGACTTCACGTTCATCAAGCGTCTTGCCCTGCAATACAACGAATGGCTCTACTATGACGGAATCGACCTGGTCTTCGGCCGACCCGTACATCTGCCGGATGCTGTGAAGCTCGAGTTCGGGACAAGCCTCTCGTCACTTGACATCGGAGTCAAGGTGCTGGCAAAGCCGGCAAAGGTGTTCTCCTATCATTCACTCAACGACCAGACCATTGCAGCAGAAACCCCGAACAAGCCCACCGACAAGGACCAGCTGGGCTATGAGGCTTTCCAGGCTTCGCTCGGGATGTACAGGAATCCTGCAAGGCAGTATGCCCTGCCCCGCATCCACTACACCTCAGAGATGACGAGATATGTCAGGAAGAAGCAGGAGGCAGCCACAGCCGAGTCGCACTATGTCCTGGGACAGAGTGAGGCGGCGACCCTCGTCACGGGAAGCGTAGTGGACTTGAAGAGTTCCTTCCTCGAGCGGGCGGGCAGCCTGACGAGCGAGTCACTGGGCGAGTTCTTCATCACCGAGATAACGCATACCGTGGGTGAGGACTGCTATTACAGCAACACGTTCAAGGCTATCCCGGCCGTTGTGGACACGCTGCCGGAACCTGAAGTGGAGATGCCTGTTGCCGAACCGCAGATGGCCAGGGTCACCAGGAATGACGACAAGTTTGGTCACGGCCGTGTACAGGTTCAGATGAACTGGCAGACGGAGAAGATGTCTACGGACTGGTTGCGCGTCATGGCGCCAGACGGTGGAAGCAGCGACCAGGTGAAAAGCAACCGTGGCTTCGTGTTCATTCCCGAGGTGGGTGACCAGGTGCTGGTGGGATTCCGACACGGTGACCCCAACAGACCCTATGTCATGGGAAGCCTGTTCAACGGAACTACGGGCGCAGGAGGCGGAAAGGAAAATATTACTAAGACAATCGTAACGAGAAGTGGACACACGCTGGCTTTCAATGATATGGAGAATGGCAATTGGGGAATAACATTAAAGGATGCCAAAGGTAATGTTTTTCATATGGACACCAAAGGTTCCAGTATCAATATTACTGCTCCCCAGACTATAACCTTGAATGCCGCCAACATCATGCTCAACGCTTCCAATAAGATTGGTCTTCAATCATCCTCCGTGAGCAAAGATGGCACAAAGAACGGAGTAATTGAGATGGCGGCACTCAAGACTGTCAGTCTGAAATCAGATACGGAAGATATCAAAATCAGTGCTGAAAGTAAGGGTATCGGCTTGAAAGCCCAGACGGGAATTTCTTCTGAAAGCGATACACTCTCTTTAAATTCTCGAATTTCGTCATTGGATACGAAAGAACATTTGAAGATACAAGCTGATGGGGTTAATATGGATGGAGGATCGAGTATGAAAATCTCTTCCAGTGATACTGACATCATTTAATAGAGAGTTATGGCAGACCAATTGGAATATGTGGTAAGGAATGCCCTGATGGTGTGCGATAAGGGAGCTGCTCCTGCATTCTTCCTCCCGACCCACAACACGCACATTAAGATACAAGGATGCCTTGTTGCCAACAAGCTTGACAAGCAGCCGCTCGTGAACATTCCCACGTTCGGCATCTGCAGTCTTACGCAAAAGCCTTGTGTGCCTGCTTGTACGGAATGGCAGAAGACCTATAAGCTGCGGGTAAAAGGTCAAGAAACCCTCCTGTTCAGGTCAGAGATGCCCTGTAGCTTGGGCGGAAAGATTAATTTTGTGACCAGCGGCCAGATTCCGTTGCCTGATGATGCAATAGAGGATATCAAAGCCTTGCAGGAGCAAGGGGCTAAGGAAGATGAAGATGAGGGTTGGGGCTGGCTTGATACTGTAGAATTGATTCCCGTAGTCGGTTCCATCGTCGGTGCTGTTCGCGAGGGAATGAAAGGCAACTGGGGAATGATGGCCATGAACATCGGTTTCCTAGCCTTGGATGTTGCCGGGCTTGTATCGTTTGGGGCGACTACCGCTGCCTCCTCTGCAGGTAAAGCCGGTATTAAGGCTGGCGTTAAGGTTGCGGCCAAGTCTGCTGCCAAAGCCGTAGCCAAACAGGTCGGCAAGACAGGGCTGAAAACAGCAGTGAAACTAACGGTCAAGGGAGCAAGGAAAGCTTTCTGCAAATCTATTGACAAGATTGTCGGCAAGGCTTCTGCCGGGCATGTCTGTGTCTTTGCCTGTTTCCCCGCAGGGACTAAAATCAATACGGCTGTCGGATTGAAGAACATTGAGGATATCAAGGCCGGTGACAGGGTCTGGTCGTATGACGAATTGACTGGTGAGACAGGATTGCAGGAAATCGTCCGGACGATGGTTCGTGAAAGTGATCATACCGTTGAACTATATACGGAAAAGGAAATCATAGAGACGACTGCTGAGCACCCTTTCCTTACAGGAAACGGTTGGAAAGATGCCGCTGATCTGCAAACAGGTGATAGGATAAAGGGCAGAAACAAGGAAGATATCGAAATAAAAGATGTAAAATTCTCGTATAAGCCGAGGACAGTTTATAACTTTGAGGTCTCTAACTGGCATACTTATTTCGTGGGGGCATTGCAGTGGCTGGTGCATAATGCCTGCCTGAAAGAATTAGCAAGGATGGGAATTGAATATGCCCAGCGTATATTACGCGGCATCAAATTCAATAAAGTGATGGCCGAGAAGCTCGGCAAGAAAGAGTTTTCACACGAAGTATGGTTGAAAGGGATGAAGCGCCGTGTTGATACTGTGATGAAAGACGGCAAGAAAGTTATCAGCCGAAAGGCCACACAGTTACACAAAGTGACCAAGGAAACTGCAGAGAAATATATAGACGAGGTCGCAGGCTATAAGGGACAAGGGGTGCAGAATCCTGATAGAATGGATAAGGGAATTTCCAAAATAGGAGATGATGCCAAAACTATTCTTTCCATCCCTAAACAAGAAAAGCCAATACCTAAAAATATTAAGCAATATGCAAAGAAAAAAGGAGTAGATATTAAAGAAGAAAGAGATATTACAATGGACAACCTAAAAAATTGGTAAGAAAAAGATAATAATTATGGAAGAATTAAAATTGCTCTATCAGAACTGGAACTATTCATATTACGAACTCCAATCAGAAGAAGATACATTATTTAATTTCGAAAGTGAATTTAAATATCGAATTTCCAAGCGTATACCGAAAGAGATGCAGAGCTACACTATGGAGCAATGGGCACGTTTTGCCTATGAGAGAAACCGAAGTATGGCTGAAATAGCTTGGAATAAAGGTATCGACCCTAATGAATATAATAGTCTTCTAATGAAAATAGGATTTCCTTTCGGAATCACGGCACTATTGGAAGCTAACGAACAGCCATATGCCTTCATGATCTTTCTTGGCGAAGGAGGTACTGTCTCTTTTCTGGATGAGTTAGGACGTATTTATATGAGTTATCGTTTTGAACCTTCTCCTTATCAAAACGAAAAGGGAAACAGGAAGGGCTATTTGTTTCTGTATCAACTTTCCTTGCGGTATTATCATGAGGAAAAAGACGAAGATGGAGACTGGGATTACGACTATACGGACTACGGATTTACTCCAGATGGAAGAGTTCGCAAGATAGAGGAAATAGGTGACGAGCGCACAATTTATGATTCTGAACAGCGTGTCAACGTAGAATCTAATTGGCAGAAGTACCCAGAATTCGGAGACTGGCTTCCCTTGTTTGAGATGAAACGCTGGAAAGATGACGAACTAATGCCATTGACAGATAAAGACAATTC
The nucleotide sequence above comes from Segatella oris. Encoded proteins:
- a CDS encoding outer membrane beta-barrel protein, encoding MKKKIILLVTALLMTITASAQFEEGKLYSGASLSGLNLSYNGADELNLGVQAKLGYMIEDDLMLLGNASFQTSSSKGTPNSMSLGVGGRYYIEQNGIYLGVNAKFVHTKSYNDFMPGVEVGYAFFISRTVTIEPAVYYDQSFKDHSKYSTVGLKVGFGIYL
- a CDS encoding glycosyltransferase family 2 protein encodes the protein MQLSVIIVSYNVRLYLEQCLCSVCRAIEGLEAEIIVVDNHSKDDSVAYLKPLFPDVQFIQSFHNQGFACANNIGIRQSRGEYVLLLNPDTIVGEDVLKDALAFMQQHPEAGSAGVCMLKADGKPALESRRGLPTPMTAFYKMTGLCRLFPNNNRLAHYYMGGIPWNDARQIEVVSGAFCLLRREALLQVGLLDEDYFMYGEDIELSYQLLHNGWQNWYLPLYILHYKGESTAKTSFRYVHVFYKAMLIFIRKHYSAASLIGMPLKFAIFFKALAAMFHQLISMILRAFNLSSKHQKDDSCYIFIGCEAMLDACRKLAINNGLKARFIEGNQTSMPSVSLEEACQRFYLVYDMEVFSYAYVLKDMVLRADERCSLGTYRRKTLITAEEIIYEGG
- a CDS encoding B3/4 domain-containing protein encodes the protein MKVIVSKEIEGVCPDFVGACVEAKVVNSCYNSELWKEIHAISERFRAELTTETLKDVSGIAATRRIYRACGKDPSRYRPASEALIRRILQGKKLYQIDTLVDLINLASIVYGYSIGGFDADKMVGEQLTLGIGKADEPYEGIGRGLINIEGLPVYRDEIGGVGTPTSDHERTKITAQTTHLLVLINGYDGKEDSVRANALYIQKLLRKYAGSDGGRFFVYK
- the recR gene encoding recombination mediator RecR, coding for MSDKYPSALLEKAVSEFAKLPGIGRKSALRLVLYMLRRENEEVDAFGKAITTLKHDVKYCKVCHNISDTDVCPICSDIRRDDTTICVVENIQDVMAVEKTQQYNGLYHVLGGIISPMDGIGPNDIEIESLVERVKGGKVKEVILALSSTMEGDTTNFYISRKLAAYGVDVSVIARGISVGDELEYTDEVTLGRSIINRTPFKQ
- a CDS encoding GNAT family N-acetyltransferase — encoded protein: MKEGKVKLRAMEPEDLDVLYEIENDAEMWHVGAVNVPYSRYLLHDYIAHATGDIYTDRQVRLMIENSEGQCVGLVDLVDFNPQHNRAEVGIIIQRSYRRCGYATEALKLMLHYARKVIHLHQVYAVVSVANIPSLHLLKSLGFSDNVVLKDWLCDEGAFIDAHLLQYFL
- a CDS encoding serpin family protein, giving the protein MMKTKWYIGALAALLVACKAPTLQEEAAGKYGKFTVNGTERVEIDSMVNGVAFQLLHKMHSDQENILVSPLGLCYALNMLNAGAEDMTQQQINHVLGREGLADSLCCKMLLADAATVKSRSESPDDEVATLTSENKVAVGAGVNLLPAFEERMIRNYFAAIEAGDEAQKIILSNTLTFEGVWKEAFEPTETEPHSFTTEQGKATKVPMMRGQFDLNYMETDDYQLVKIPYKGDFNLYVLLPKTGKKLEPIVSSLNATVWQQAMKQMKMADVSLWFPKFSVAKKNGMKSVLKQLGMQDAFDSKRANLSNMVAERAYVDDVKQEVKIDFNEQRTHAEAKTTVEVAVLSAIDEPMKKEIEKRSVCCDHPFFYVVTNRFGAICFMGEYQQP
- the tssD gene encoding type VI secretion system tube protein TssD is translated as MGSFRATLELGGKEYDVLYSNYEFSRNTDSKGKPSSSISGGRVSVTVESTEDTTAIEAMLNSQFKAVDGKIIYKKTEEDAKMKEIEFKNAYIVHYKETLDATNEVPMTIAMTFSAETITVGNAELDNRWPKV
- a CDS encoding type VI secretion system Vgr family protein, encoding MSILNHKISVGIDGKQLFSFKSLKLHQSINNHHRFELLLDLEAGGNRYAHNLKDSAKWIGKSFAVYAGEKSETTFMGVVTGVSLHRRNSDFGHILVSGYSETYRLETDLNFNSWTGCTLADIIKEMASKAGVSARINPEYTEKLDYVCQYNESDFTFIKRLALQYNEWLYYDGIDLVFGRPVHLPDAVKLEFGTSLSSLDIGVKVLAKPAKVFSYHSLNDQTIAAETPNKPTDKDQLGYEAFQASLGMYRNPARQYALPRIHYTSEMTRYVRKKQEAATAESHYVLGQSEAATLVTGSVVDLKSSFLERAGSLTSESLGEFFITEITHTVGEDCYYSNTFKAIPAVVDTLPEPEVEMPVAEPQMARVTRNDDKFGHGRVQVQMNWQTEKMSTDWLRVMAPDGGSSDQVKSNRGFVFIPEVGDQVLVGFRHGDPNRPYVMGSLFNGTTGAGGGKENITKTIVTRSGHTLAFNDMENGNWGITLKDAKGNVFHMDTKGSSINITAPQTITLNAANIMLNASNKIGLQSSSVSKDGTKNGVIEMAALKTVSLKSDTEDIKISAESKGIGLKAQTGISSESDTLSLNSRISSLDTKEHLKIQADGVNMDGGSSMKISSSDTDII
- a CDS encoding polymorphic toxin-type HINT domain-containing protein, with product MADQLEYVVRNALMVCDKGAAPAFFLPTHNTHIKIQGCLVANKLDKQPLVNIPTFGICSLTQKPCVPACTEWQKTYKLRVKGQETLLFRSEMPCSLGGKINFVTSGQIPLPDDAIEDIKALQEQGAKEDEDEGWGWLDTVELIPVVGSIVGAVREGMKGNWGMMAMNIGFLALDVAGLVSFGATTAASSAGKAGIKAGVKVAAKSAAKAVAKQVGKTGLKTAVKLTVKGARKAFCKSIDKIVGKASAGHVCVFACFPAGTKINTAVGLKNIEDIKAGDRVWSYDELTGETGLQEIVRTMVRESDHTVELYTEKEIIETTAEHPFLTGNGWKDAADLQTGDRIKGRNKEDIEIKDVKFSYKPRTVYNFEVSNWHTYFVGALQWLVHNACLKELARMGIEYAQRILRGIKFNKVMAEKLGKKEFSHEVWLKGMKRRVDTVMKDGKKVISRKATQLHKVTKETAEKYIDEVAGYKGQGVQNPDRMDKGISKIGDDAKTILSIPKQEKPIPKNIKQYAKKKGVDIKEERDITMDNLKNW